A part of Carcharodon carcharias isolate sCarCar2 chromosome 6, sCarCar2.pri, whole genome shotgun sequence genomic DNA contains:
- the si:dkey-154b15.1 gene encoding uncharacterized protein si:dkey-154b15.1 isoform X1 has product MKRRESTPFAPKRFQEPGMMSQNPKKIQVLNVPKTIPVPRMLDKLTIYFQKPRNGGGEVLDVEYPTSVKDCAYVIFEKEEDANNVLKREQVLVLDGTKYKLEVREVEKGHNNADDEQVMLFVSTKLDTSHFPKGKARQLIFRHDFQVVNSKGCIVEIKGSFSSLKNLRSDLMNLILHRSPQEVTDLRHSANKRRLDKDEKYLQSGAFRNYRQTNVSGSSSDSSTASEGDDYDAGKYALNIQSRSCVSRVYSDKNNSSPLPLVSSPSSLPVTSSSDIEDISPYTHRSALGLQETVGHSSTEKYDSSLNAYSSHSSTSYSSTPHLSFIVDKLVFNYLQAFGTKEFHRLLEAYSNNIEMVSDGELYKIHLYPTGASNCLERLSQIKSAICEHIHKIQLELRVHQVDLTVIKPSEKNEIFLRCSLVNQKLTRVLLINNHKTISLVGPSAESYNVWQHILGESPTPSPTENSGPCQRGRRLNHSGKHAKRNSSCPPTSKEKPLDDSNANLPENKKTQVQTTDQRKILSRKPSSDCAYQKRRSLSESRKTPNKQKPPNDFDIQDSQTKAGRSFEVQTMQDNKQSKFPGARQSLIPNPKITLHKSKKGGKPGIAI; this is encoded by the exons ATGAAACGCCGCGAATCCACCCCCTTTGCCCCGAAGAG ATTCCAGGAACCAGGAATGATGTCACAAAATCCAAAGAAAATTCAGGTTCTGAATGTTCCCAAAACCATCCCTGTGCCACGGATGTTGGATAAACTGACCATTTATTTCCAGAAGCCAAGAAATGGAGGGGGTGAAGTGCTGGACGTGGAATATCCAACCAGTGTTAAAGACTGTGCTTACGTCATCTTTGAGAAGGAGGAAG ATGCAAACAATGTCCTTAAACGCGAACAGGTACTGGTGTTGGATGGGACAAAGTACAAATTGGAAGTACGTGAGGTTGAAAAAGGACACAACAATGCTGATGATGAACAG GTGATGCTGTTTGTGAGTACAAAACTGGACACAAGCCACTTTCCCAAAGGGAAGGCTCGTCAATTAATCTTCAGACATGATTTTCAAGTTGTAAATTCCAAAGGCTGCATTGTGGAGATCAAAGGTTCTTTCTCTTCTTTAAAGAACCTTCGGAGTGATCTTATGAACTTGATTCTCCATCGATCACCACAAGAAGTCACCGATCTAAGACATTCAGCCAATAAAAGGAGACTCGATAAAGATGAGAAATACTTACAATCTGGAGCATTTAGAAATTACAGGCAAACAAATGTCTCTGGTAGTAGCTCAGATTCATCAACAGCCAGCGAGGGGGATGATTATGATGCTGGCAAGTATGCCTTGAATATCCAATCAAGATCTTGTGTATCAAGAGTCTATTCTGATAAAAACAATAGTTCCCCATTGCCTTTGGTTTCTTCTCCATCTTCTCTGCCAGTTACCAGCTCCAGTGACATTGAAGATATATCTCCATACACTCATAGGAGCGCACTTGGACTTCAGGAGACAGTGGGACATAGCAGCACTGAAAAGTATGATAGTAGCCTCAATGCATATTCATCTCATTCTTCAACTAGCTATTCTTCTACTCCTCACTTAAGTTTCATTGTTGATAAATTGGTTTTCAATTACCTGCAGGCATTTGGCACGAAAGAGTTTCATCGTCTTCTTGAAGCATATTCCAATAACATTGAAATGGTTTCTGATGGTGAGCTGTATAAGATACATTTATACCCAACAGGAGCATCCAATTGCCTTGAAAGGCTATCCCAAATCAAGTCAGCGATTTGTGAACATATCCATAAAATCCAACTGGAACTGAGGGTACATCAAGTTGATCTAACTGTGATAAAACCCTCTGAGAAGAATGAGATATTCCTCAGGTGCAGCTTGGTCAATCAAAAACTGACAAGAGTTCTGCTGATAAACAATCATAAAACCATAAGTTTGGTGGGGCCATCAGCTGAGAGTTATAACGTATGGCAACATATTTTGGGGGAAAGTCCTACACCCTCACCAACTGAAAACAGTGGGCCATGTCAGCGAGGGAGGAGATTGAATCACTCAGGAAAACACGCCAAGCGCAACTCTTCATGCCCTCCAACTAGTAAGGAAAAACCTTTGGATGATTCCAATGCCAACCTCCCAGAAAACAAAAAAACCCAGGTCCAAACCACTGACCAAAGGAAGATCCTTTCAAGAAAACCAAGTTCTGACTGTGCCTATCAAAAACGGCGGTCCTTATCAGAGAGCAGGAAGACACCAAACAAGCAGAAGCCtccaaatgactttgacattcAAGATTCACAAACCAAAGCAGGCAGAAGTTTTGAGGTTCAAACAATGCAGGACAACAAACAGTCAAAGTTCCCAGGAGCCCGTCAAAGCTTGATCCCAAATCCCAAAATAACTTTGCATAAAAGTAAGAAGGGAGGAAAACCAGGAATAGCTATCTAA
- the si:dkey-154b15.1 gene encoding uncharacterized protein si:dkey-154b15.1 isoform X2, whose amino-acid sequence MMSQNPKKIQVLNVPKTIPVPRMLDKLTIYFQKPRNGGGEVLDVEYPTSVKDCAYVIFEKEEDANNVLKREQVLVLDGTKYKLEVREVEKGHNNADDEQVMLFVSTKLDTSHFPKGKARQLIFRHDFQVVNSKGCIVEIKGSFSSLKNLRSDLMNLILHRSPQEVTDLRHSANKRRLDKDEKYLQSGAFRNYRQTNVSGSSSDSSTASEGDDYDAGKYALNIQSRSCVSRVYSDKNNSSPLPLVSSPSSLPVTSSSDIEDISPYTHRSALGLQETVGHSSTEKYDSSLNAYSSHSSTSYSSTPHLSFIVDKLVFNYLQAFGTKEFHRLLEAYSNNIEMVSDGELYKIHLYPTGASNCLERLSQIKSAICEHIHKIQLELRVHQVDLTVIKPSEKNEIFLRCSLVNQKLTRVLLINNHKTISLVGPSAESYNVWQHILGESPTPSPTENSGPCQRGRRLNHSGKHAKRNSSCPPTSKEKPLDDSNANLPENKKTQVQTTDQRKILSRKPSSDCAYQKRRSLSESRKTPNKQKPPNDFDIQDSQTKAGRSFEVQTMQDNKQSKFPGARQSLIPNPKITLHKSKKGGKPGIAI is encoded by the exons ATGATGTCACAAAATCCAAAGAAAATTCAGGTTCTGAATGTTCCCAAAACCATCCCTGTGCCACGGATGTTGGATAAACTGACCATTTATTTCCAGAAGCCAAGAAATGGAGGGGGTGAAGTGCTGGACGTGGAATATCCAACCAGTGTTAAAGACTGTGCTTACGTCATCTTTGAGAAGGAGGAAG ATGCAAACAATGTCCTTAAACGCGAACAGGTACTGGTGTTGGATGGGACAAAGTACAAATTGGAAGTACGTGAGGTTGAAAAAGGACACAACAATGCTGATGATGAACAG GTGATGCTGTTTGTGAGTACAAAACTGGACACAAGCCACTTTCCCAAAGGGAAGGCTCGTCAATTAATCTTCAGACATGATTTTCAAGTTGTAAATTCCAAAGGCTGCATTGTGGAGATCAAAGGTTCTTTCTCTTCTTTAAAGAACCTTCGGAGTGATCTTATGAACTTGATTCTCCATCGATCACCACAAGAAGTCACCGATCTAAGACATTCAGCCAATAAAAGGAGACTCGATAAAGATGAGAAATACTTACAATCTGGAGCATTTAGAAATTACAGGCAAACAAATGTCTCTGGTAGTAGCTCAGATTCATCAACAGCCAGCGAGGGGGATGATTATGATGCTGGCAAGTATGCCTTGAATATCCAATCAAGATCTTGTGTATCAAGAGTCTATTCTGATAAAAACAATAGTTCCCCATTGCCTTTGGTTTCTTCTCCATCTTCTCTGCCAGTTACCAGCTCCAGTGACATTGAAGATATATCTCCATACACTCATAGGAGCGCACTTGGACTTCAGGAGACAGTGGGACATAGCAGCACTGAAAAGTATGATAGTAGCCTCAATGCATATTCATCTCATTCTTCAACTAGCTATTCTTCTACTCCTCACTTAAGTTTCATTGTTGATAAATTGGTTTTCAATTACCTGCAGGCATTTGGCACGAAAGAGTTTCATCGTCTTCTTGAAGCATATTCCAATAACATTGAAATGGTTTCTGATGGTGAGCTGTATAAGATACATTTATACCCAACAGGAGCATCCAATTGCCTTGAAAGGCTATCCCAAATCAAGTCAGCGATTTGTGAACATATCCATAAAATCCAACTGGAACTGAGGGTACATCAAGTTGATCTAACTGTGATAAAACCCTCTGAGAAGAATGAGATATTCCTCAGGTGCAGCTTGGTCAATCAAAAACTGACAAGAGTTCTGCTGATAAACAATCATAAAACCATAAGTTTGGTGGGGCCATCAGCTGAGAGTTATAACGTATGGCAACATATTTTGGGGGAAAGTCCTACACCCTCACCAACTGAAAACAGTGGGCCATGTCAGCGAGGGAGGAGATTGAATCACTCAGGAAAACACGCCAAGCGCAACTCTTCATGCCCTCCAACTAGTAAGGAAAAACCTTTGGATGATTCCAATGCCAACCTCCCAGAAAACAAAAAAACCCAGGTCCAAACCACTGACCAAAGGAAGATCCTTTCAAGAAAACCAAGTTCTGACTGTGCCTATCAAAAACGGCGGTCCTTATCAGAGAGCAGGAAGACACCAAACAAGCAGAAGCCtccaaatgactttgacattcAAGATTCACAAACCAAAGCAGGCAGAAGTTTTGAGGTTCAAACAATGCAGGACAACAAACAGTCAAAGTTCCCAGGAGCCCGTCAAAGCTTGATCCCAAATCCCAAAATAACTTTGCATAAAAGTAAGAAGGGAGGAAAACCAGGAATAGCTATCTAA